In the bacterium genome, one interval contains:
- a CDS encoding recombinase family protein, with translation MARAALYARVSTSDQHPEAQLDRLREWAGRTGMDTVEFVDRRSGRCTSREALDALLSAVRRHEIEVVACVKLDRLARSTRHLCDLADTFDAASVDLVCLDQSVDTRSAAGRLLYRVLGAVGEFEADLIRERTRDGMAAARKRGRRPGRPRVLDRKQQDRIHRLRTSGSSLRRIADLVGVSYGTVQRVISGGDSSEGRVG, from the coding sequence ATGGCGAGGGCAGCTCTCTACGCCAGGGTCAGCACGAGCGATCAGCACCCCGAGGCGCAGCTCGACCGGCTGCGTGAATGGGCCGGGCGCACCGGCATGGACACGGTCGAGTTCGTTGATCGGCGATCGGGCCGCTGCACGTCGCGAGAGGCGCTGGATGCGCTTCTGTCAGCGGTTCGGCGACATGAGATCGAAGTGGTCGCCTGCGTGAAGCTCGATCGGCTGGCGCGTTCCACTCGGCACCTCTGCGATCTCGCAGACACTTTCGATGCGGCGAGTGTGGACCTGGTCTGTCTGGACCAATCGGTCGATACGCGTTCGGCGGCAGGGCGTCTCCTCTACCGTGTCCTCGGTGCCGTTGGAGAGTTCGAGGCGGATCTGATTCGCGAGCGTACGCGGGACGGGATGGCAGCGGCGCGAAAGAGAGGCCGAAGGCCGGGACGACCGCGGGTGCTCGATCGCAAACAGCAGGATCGCATCCATCGTCTCCGAACGAGCGGAAGCTCGCTTCGCCGGATCGCCGACCTGGTCGGCGTCTCGTACGGCACCGTGCAGCGTGTGATCTCGGGTGGCGATTCCTCGGAGGG
- a CDS encoding thioredoxin domain-containing protein, with translation MNQPTATVVGALILGVALVVGAYQIAAPLESAREQLAGIQTAMETIAENPPTAVAAQPAAAPAPRRRGPDPAKQHEIAVGNAPVRGSAQAQVTIVEFSDFQCPFCKRVTPTLDKIKQEYGDKVRIAFKHMPLAFHQKAMPAHRASVAAGAQGKFWEMHDAIFKNQSNLSEAAYEGYAKELGLDVAQFKADMASPASQKQIDADKSEAATLGVTGTPSFFVNGYFLSGAQPYEAFKAKIDRELGDAA, from the coding sequence ATGAACCAGCCGACAGCCACCGTCGTCGGGGCGCTGATTCTCGGTGTCGCCCTGGTGGTCGGTGCGTACCAGATCGCGGCCCCGCTCGAATCGGCCCGCGAGCAGCTTGCGGGCATCCAGACGGCGATGGAGACGATCGCCGAGAACCCGCCGACGGCCGTCGCGGCCCAGCCCGCTGCGGCTCCCGCGCCCCGGCGCAGGGGGCCGGACCCGGCAAAGCAGCACGAGATCGCCGTGGGCAACGCCCCCGTGCGCGGCTCCGCGCAGGCGCAGGTCACCATCGTCGAGTTCTCGGACTTCCAGTGCCCCTTCTGCAAGCGCGTGACGCCGACGCTCGACAAGATCAAGCAGGAGTACGGCGACAAGGTCCGCATCGCCTTCAAGCACATGCCGCTCGCCTTCCACCAGAAGGCGATGCCCGCGCACCGGGCGAGCGTGGCTGCGGGCGCGCAGGGGAAGTTCTGGGAGATGCACGACGCGATCTTCAAGAACCAGTCGAACCTCTCCGAGGCCGCCTACGAGGGCTACGCGAAGGAGCTGGGCCTGGACGTGGCGCAGTTCAAGGCGGACATGGCCTCCCCGGCCTCGCAGAAGCAAATCGACGCCGACAAGAGCGAAGCCGCGACGCTCGGGGTGACCGGGACGCCGAGCTTCTTCGTCAACGGCTACTTCCTCTCCGGGGCGCAGCCCTACGAAGCCTTCAAGGCGAAGATCGACCGGGAGCTTGGCGACGCGGCGTGA